One window of Paroedura picta isolate Pp20150507F chromosome 2, Ppicta_v3.0, whole genome shotgun sequence genomic DNA carries:
- the LOC143828728 gene encoding olfactory receptor 6B9-like yields MLNDSSVPEFILLGFPELQEFRFLLFVIFLTAYLFTFFGNALIIGISNLDVGLHTPMYFFLSNFSLLEMCYVSVTVPRLLGSFVTGSHAISFWTCITQMYFFFFFGTTEFFLLATMAYDRYLAICHPLRYPVLMDSCSCTYLALGSWISGFLTPLLPTAFISQLSFNSSNHINHFFCDTGPLIKLATSNTFIAEAMVFLVSAVVVLVSLLLTVTSYGLIVSTICRIPSASGRHKAFSTCASHLVVVIIFYGTVIFMYICPRSDQPSDMDKVVSVFYAIITPMLNPIIYTLRNKDVKKALEKALKRVKNKCLKHRGKRLLMLLTGTSRHP; encoded by the coding sequence ATGCTGAATGATTCTTCAGTTCCTGAATTCATCCTGTTGGGCTTCCCTGAATTACAGGAATTCCGGTTCCTTTTATTTGTCATTTTCTTGACTGCCTATCTCTTCACCTTCTTTGGCAATGCCTTGATCATTGGAATCTCAAATCTGGATGTTGGTCtccacacccccatgtacttcttcctgagCAATTTCTCCTTACTAGAGATGTGCTACGTCTCGGTCACAGTGCCCCGGTTACTGGGAAGCTTTGTTACTGGCTCTCATGCTATCTCCTTCTGGACGTGCATCACCCAgatgtatttcttcttcttctttggaaccACAGAATTCTTCCTCTTGGCTACAATGGCCTATGACAGATACCTAGCCATCTGTCATCCACTGAGGTACCCAGTACTCATGGACAGTTGTTCCTGTACTTACTTAGCCTTGGGTTCTTGGATCAGTGGCTTCCTGACACCCCTCTTGCCCACAGCCTTCATCTCCCAGCTGTCCTTCAACAGCAGCAATCATATCAATCATTTCTTCTGTGACACAGGCCCCCTAATTAAGCTGGCAACCAGCAATACCTTCATTGCTGAAGCGATGGTCTTCCTTGTCTCTGCAGTGGTTGTACTTGTGTCCCTCCTCCTGACTGTGACCTCTTATGGCCTGATCGTTTCTACCATCTGCCGAATCCCATCTGCTTCGGGAAGGCACAAGGCCTTTTCTACATGTGCTAGCCACTTGGTGGTAGTCATCATCTTCTATGGCACAGTCATCTTCATGTATATCTGCCCACGCTCAGACCAACCTTCTGATATGGACAAAGTAGTATCTGTTTTCTACGCTATCATCACACCAATGCTGAATCCTATCATCTATACCCTGAGGAACAAAGATGTTAAAAAAGCCTTGGAGAAAGCACTCAAGAGAGTAAAGAACAAGTGTCTGAAGCACAGAGGAAAGAGACTCCTTATGTTATTGACAGGAACCTCAAGGCATCCATAA